TACAAATACACGATTGTacttattaattaaatattaagtaGCCTATCTGTTGAGTAAACTGAAAAAagtcatatacagtatatatgtttgAGTAGCATACAAAAGGCCAATAAGTTTGTGTACATAGGTGTGCATTAGGGGACATTGCATCTATCTGCTAATTTTtccactctgtctttctctatcTCGCTCTTGCTAATAGATCACAAGATAAAGACATACAATCAACCCTTTGCAGGCCAGAGAGGAACACTGTGGTGAAAACACTTGTTCATGTTTATGATTTTTTGCAAGGAATGCGTAGACCAGCTGAATCTTAACACCacaagaataataaaacagcctCTCAAAGAGAATGCAAAATACTGGCAATGTCAAAGGTATAGTGATCCACAACAGACCGTCCCtgaattaaacaataaaacatgaaaatactgTATCAGAGATGTTctgctgttgcttttgtttcacAAACACTACACTTTAATAAAACCATAGTTAGATTTCTCAGAGCTTGTATTGCAACATCATTGCGTATCTAAACCTCAGATCACAGGACGAATGCAGCTACTCTCAAATAGTCAGCTCCCTACTGTAGTTATCACCTACCGCACAATACCACCAACTTCATTTCATAATGTCATCACATCTGAGCATATTTCCACTGTTTTGACTTTTGCAAAATAACTTAAATGGCAAACACTGTATTGCCTGTAGCAGTTTAAACCTAACACAAAGGACTATATATTTTGACATACTGTTTCGTCTTAACTGATGCTAATATAAATAGAGCAGACAGGAAGTAAGCAAAGTGTGTATCTGTTCCATGCAACTACTAGAGTATAGGTGTCATTCTCTGTTTATAGTCAGGTGTTGAGATAAAGAGATTAAAGTCAGAAAAGGAGGTCCTAAATTGATTGTATATGTAGACAAACAATTTGTTATCTGAAATGATGACTTCTCCTCTGAGCGTGTGGTGTAGGCGTAACTTTATCTAAATTCAGGCACGTAGCCTGATGAAATGGAAACTTAATTATCATGTTCACAGTTTCTTCCATCAGAGATCTTGTAAGAGGAGGTCCTTTATTAACATATCAAATATAAAGGTCGGCATGAGCTGCAGTTTTGCATTTTAGTTAATATTTACCAACTGATGTCTGCTCAGTGCTCAGTAAAGCATGACTAGAGCAGTGTCTCACACTGGGCTTTACTATGACTTGCTGTTTTCGGAGATATTAACACAATTTGTTTACCAGTTCTCTTTGATAAAAGGAAGACAAAGCAAAGAACAAAgtgcttcagttgttttttaaaaccttcACCTTTTTTGCTTCTTCCACACTTCCAAAGCTGGGTAAGTAAATATTATAACCTCATAAACCCTCGAAGATTGGTTTTGctattgaaaataaaagtaactgACGGATTACAAGAGAATacttaaaaatgatttatggGAATTACTGATGTAAATAAGGCTATGACTGCACCAAATACTGTAGTTGTTCTCTAGTACAGTGTTATTTACTGAATTAGCTGTAACACACTGAAGTAACACAAGCTAAATGTTTCTTacatttccccaaggggatcaataaagtattcattattatttggACTTCATCATTCATACAGACATCACTGATTGACCAAGTCAGACAAAAGTTCATTACTGgtacaaaaatgaaataatgtgtcATCATTTTTAATAGTTGACAACCTTTGTTTACTTCTCTTTAGGGTCATCATGGTACTAATCGTGAAGAGTGAGGTGATTCTCTCAGTCTATATCATTTCCTTCCTGATAGGACTACCAGCCAACCTCTTCGCTCTCTACGCCTTCAGTGTCAAGATTTACTCTAAGCCACTTCCAGTAGACATCCTACTGCTCAATCTCACTGTCTCTGACCTGCTCTTCTTGATCATCCTTCCTCTCAAGATGCATGAAGCAGCTTCTGATATGACATGGACTCTGCCCTATTTCCTATGTTCCATCACCTCTCTTACCTTCTTCTCCACAATCTACACCAGCTCCTTGCTGCTGATGGCAGTCAGTGTGGTACGCTACATAAGTGTAGCTTTCCCTATCACCTATCATCAGCTGCGCAAACCTGTGTATGCGATAGTGATCAGTGCTGTTATTTGGATATTTTCATCAGCACACTGCAGCATCACTATCATCATCCAGGAACTCCCATCACTGGCCAACAAAAACTCCAGTGTTTGCTATGAGAActtcacagagacacagttgAAGGTCCTACTCCCAGTACGTTTGGAGCTTTTCTTTGTTCTATGCCTAGTACCTCTTCTAATTTGTGTTTACTGCTACTTGAGCTGCATCTGGATCCTATACAGCCGTCCAAGAATATCCCAGGTACAGAAGCAGAAGGCCATCGGCATGGCCTTGGGAACTCTAGCTGTGTTCCTCATTTGTGTGGTACCATACAACGTCTCTCATGTAGTGGGTTTCATTGAGGGTGATAGCCCAAAATGGAGATACTACACCTTGCTTCTTAGTACCTTCAACACCTGTATTGATCCCATCATCTTCTATTTTTCCTCCTCCGCCTTCCAGTGCAGGAGTACAAAGTTCATTTTGAGGAGGAAAAGACCCACTGCTACAGGATTGCAAATGCAATACACAAACTCTAGCTAAGAGAAAAACTCAACATACAAAATGTACATatcaaacacaaatgttattattgttatgttgttactgtatattacagATATTATTTTAGACTGTTAAATGCTTTAAAGATTGCTTTAGCAGTtgttaaaaatttaaatttacttATGGGTATATTGAAcaattgtttatatttttactggAACATCTCACACCTTAAAAAGCCTTGTTAAGTTTGACCTGAAAAAATTCACACTTGGTAATCCCTACTAATAACTACAATTGCTGTAAATACAATTTCAGGATAATTAGTGTGTTCATGTGATTATCTGCATATTAGCAATTTCACTGCTTGTTTTCCTCAGTTTGTGCTAAACAGAACTGGCAATACGAGAAGAGGGAGATGATATACATAATTCTCAATATGCATTTTTTAGCTGAAGTTTTGTCATGTGCTTACCTTATTGAGATTATCCAAATtgataaaataaagattaatgAAGAATGCGATGTCTTGATTTCAAaattacattgttttgttactgtatccataattaaagaaaaattgaCATAACTTTAACAGAAAATGAGCAGGTGAGCAAAGGAGATAATTCCTGCAAAGCAAGATATGGCAGAGAAGATTAACGAgagcaagagaagagaagagagaagagaagcatTCTAGTAGGCTGAGGAGTAAATATATAAAGCTATGTGTGAAAATATACATTAATAAGGACAAACATTGattaatttgcatattttcaAAATGCACTTGAAAACTTTGATTATCCTTGTCATTATCCTGTTTGAGGACTATGACCTGCAACAAAGACCAaactttctgacactgggcagcatgttTAGCTCCATAAAGGCCTTGATAGTCtagagatttcattgtaccctgcaaaAATTTAAGACcccctgtgccagatggagaAAAGCAGgcccagaacataaccaagcctcctccaCGTTGCACtgtaggtacagtgttcttttcatcaagtttgaagacacctgtgatgctaattacaggacacatttTAGTTGAACATGTCCCTATAGTCAAATTATATTtaatcttttctaggggtatCATTTTTGTAGGCACCAgtttcatcagtttgtttttaaaatgcttctgttaatccacaactcaaaagcaatcATTTCCATAAGTTcatttttagtatatttttatttattgcaacATTTGTCAGTTTCgatttatttaattgacaaatgtgggtttttctttctttcatggATGGGTACCAACAACTATCTGTACATTCTACCCAAGGAAGAGCAGGAATACC
This genomic stretch from Anabas testudineus chromosome 16, fAnaTes1.2, whole genome shotgun sequence harbors:
- the LOC113169808 gene encoding free fatty acid receptor 2-like, which gives rise to MVLIVKSEVILSVYIISFLIGLPANLFALYAFSVKIYSKPLPVDILLLNLTVSDLLFLIILPLKMHEAASDMTWTLPYFLCSITSLTFFSTIYTSSLLLMAVSVVRYISVAFPITYHQLRKPVYAIVISAVIWIFSSAHCSITIIIQELPSLANKNSSVCYENFTETQLKVLLPVRLELFFVLCLVPLLICVYCYLSCIWILYSRPRISQVQKQKAIGMALGTLAVFLICVVPYNVSHVVGFIEGDSPKWRYYTLLLSTFNTCIDPIIFYFSSSAFQCRSTKFILRRKRPTATGLQMQYTNSS